The Deltaproteobacteria bacterium genomic sequence CGCGATACCAATCGGTGGATAGGGTTTCTGATACGGTCGCAGATGATACTTGAGCGTGTCGAGCATCGTATCGATGCGATTGACGTTCCAGTACTGGCCGCGGTACTCGAACGGCTCTGTGCTTTCCCACAGCTTGACCATGATATCAAGCGCTTCTAACGTCATCTTGCGGTTTTCACCACCAGCCCCATCGACATTGAACAATTTCCAATCACTTGGTAGCCCGCTCGTCCCAACGCCCAGCATAATGCGTCCCTGCGCCATGTGGTCAAGGAACGCCACACGATGCGCGAGTTCTGCTGGATGATGATACGGCAGCAGATGTGCTCCTGGACATAACTTGATGTTCTTGGTTTTGAGAATCGCCTGCGCGATCAAGAGATCCGGCGCCGGGTTTGGCTCCCACGGTGCGGTGAAATGTTCACCAATCCACGCCTCGTGAAATCCGAGTTGGTCACACTCTTCGAGATGCTTGAGATCCCACATGTGACCATCGTAAAAGCTCCTCTCAGGCGGATGAGAGGGCATCATGAAGACTCCAGCTTTCATACCTGCTCCTTCCTCGAACGAAATTAAGAATTTAGGAGACGGGCCGCTGATCGTCTTCTCAGGTCTCTCAGCACCCGGCTGCTCCTTTTTCTACCA encodes the following:
- a CDS encoding LLM class flavin-dependent oxidoreductase, encoding MKAGVFMMPSHPPERSFYDGHMWDLKHLEECDQLGFHEAWIGEHFTAPWEPNPAPDLLIAQAILKTKNIKLCPGAHLLPYHHPAELAHRVAFLDHMAQGRIMLGVGTSGLPSDWKLFNVDGAGGENRKMTLEALDIMVKLWESTEPFEYRGQYWNVNRIDTMLDTLKYHLRPYQKPYPPIGIAGLTPRSDTLKFAGERGFMPLSISLSGSYLKTHWQAVLDGAEKAGRTPSRSEWRISREVYIAETDKEARDKAINGMLGRVYREYLLPLFKSFGMLGLYKHHPEVPDSDVTIEYLADYCWLVGSPKTAAEKLNDMYQETGGFGCLLVLTFDQSENDKGWSDSQGMLMKEVMPKFAGM